Genomic DNA from Amycolatopsis alba DSM 44262:
GGTTGGACATGCCCTGCCCGATCAGGTCCAGCACCTCACGCTCGCGTTCGGTGAGCGAACCGAGCTCGTCCTCGGGCGGATGCCGCAGCTTGTCCAGCACCCGCGCGGTGGACAGCGGGTCGAGCAGCGACCGGCCTGCCGCGACCTCACGGACCGCGTTGACGACGTCCTGCCCGCGGACCTGTTTCAACAGGTACCCGGCCGCGCCCGCCATGATCGCGCCGACCATGGCCTCCTCGTCGTCGAACGCGGTCAGCATCAGGCACTGCGGCGGGTTCGCCTTCGAGCGCAGTTCGCGGCAGAGCGCGATGCCGTCACCGTCCCCGAGCCGCACGTCGACGACCGCGACGTCCGGCTCGACGTGCATCGCCACGGCGAGGGCCTCGTCGACCCCGCTCGCCTCGGCGACGACCTCGATGTCGGGCTCGTCGGTGAGGAGGTCGCGCAGACCGCGCCGCACCACCTCGTGGTCGTCGATGAGCAGCACCTGGATCGGCATACCCCCACGTTACTTCGACGCGGCCCAGTAGATCGCCTTGGCCACTTGCGAGTACAAGCCCTTCGGGTGATCGCGGAACAGCGGTTCGGTGCCGAACAGCACCGCCCGGCCGCCGGGCCCCGAAGTCCCGGAGACGACGGCCGCCTGACCCGCCGCCTCCATCGGTCCGCCTGTCCCGTCGTCCCGCGGCCGCCAATGCCCCGCGACCAGCGGATTCCCGCTCGCGTAGCGCTGCTCGACCCGCACCGAGGAGCCGAGATCGGTGAACCAGAACGGCCCGTAGACGAACGAGTCAGGCAGCGCGCCGCCGCCCACCGGACCGGTCCCGCCGACCACCGAGACGACGCCGTTCCCGTCCTCCCAGCCCGCCACCGGACGCGCTTCGAGCAGTCCCGCGTCGGTGTTGAAACGCGCGCCCGTCGCACCGCGGGTGACCACGCCGCCACGAGCGAGGAAAGCACGCAAAGCGTCCTTCGCACCCTGGTCGAGGTCGGTGTACCGCAGTCCCGAAGAGACGAACAGCAGGTCGATCCGCGACCAGTCGAAGCCCGCGTTCAGCACCGCCGCCGACACCGGCCGGACGTCGAAGCCCATGTCCCGCAACGCTTTCAGCTCGTCCGGTCCGACGGCGCCCGCGATCGTCTTGCGGCCCAACGGCGCCGCCGTCCCGCTCGCCTCGGTGAACCGGACGCCGTAGC
This window encodes:
- a CDS encoding response regulator: MPIQVLLIDDHEVVRRGLRDLLTDEPDIEVVAEASGVDEALAVAMHVEPDVAVVDVRLGDGDGIALCRELRSKANPPQCLMLTAFDDEEAMVGAIMAGAAGYLLKQVRGQDVVNAVREVAAGRSLLDPLSTARVLDKLRHPPEDELGSLTEREREVLDLIGQGMSNREIAERLFLAEKTVKNYVTSVLAKLGMQRRTQAAAWIARRDR